A window of the Salarias fasciatus chromosome 7, fSalaFa1.1, whole genome shotgun sequence genome harbors these coding sequences:
- the LOC115392112 gene encoding protein phosphatase 1 regulatory subunit 15A gives MAAVVGSERTAMERFGNGGMALLPWTKQMLTVLWEQLRLLIQVIYYSFVSVFQMFRFEVHVRITDETGQHIQHMATATNTTESFLFSSLFDGDNSVIVGGSNPLSNFCADVGDPFAGKSTAEALLSSLRADDLCCGIVDDFVSRTSTKEESIFLGHQSSWKMGFPGDWNIFVSSSDNSTSSESCHQSNEKGFKGDGMKKKIIKQDTSEEDRSFQWSSEEDQSVVEFDSEESKALWESLSKSSDPYNPFFFSACITTSTNMGKSKSEARDGHDSDLMSINTPAEEMFGPRGLFWVSRSDSESSWASSDSSSPDIDKEESERLWDFFSSPEDPYNPMCFSACTVSSSAPTVAKQQASLPAPPAKSDTDTEDKESSSPPSSEDDEEDQLWKSLCQKDDPYHPLNFQARLHSTPATPAAATAPRRAEEPTRKAPRELRVVKPRLSEKQLKHHSHPEKTLLPWKKPGQRAPSPAAEKKQSKASSVQKKVQFSPVVHVHVMRTWLFARQESRKGPWEEMVRDRDRFRRRIQDTEKAIGYCLTPSHRERIRASLEDGALK, from the exons ATGGCCGCGGTTGTTGGTTCCGAGCGGACGGCGATGGAGAGGTTTGGCAACGGAGGGATGGCGCTCCTGCCCTGGACGAAGCAAATGCTCACCGTGCTGTGGGAACAGCTCCGACTGCTCATCCAAGTCATTTACTACTCCTTCGTGTCGG ttttccagaTGTTCAGGTTCGAGGTCCACGTGAGAATCACGGACGAGACTGGTCAGCACATCCAGCACATGGCCACAGCCACTAACACAACCGagtccttcctcttctcctccctgtTTGACGGAGACAACAGTGTGATTGTGGGCGGTTCGAACCCGCTGTCCAACTTCTGTGCGGACGTCGGCGACCCCTTTGCCGGAAAGTCCACCGCCGAGGCCCTGCTGTCCAGCCTGCGCGCTGACGACCTGTGCTGTGGGATCGTAGACGACTTTGTGTCCAGAACATCCACTAAAGAAGAAAGCATCTTTCTTGGACACCAATCCAGCTGGAAAATGGGCTTCCCCGGCGACTGGAACATCTTCGTGTCGAGCAGCGACAACTCCACTTCAAGTGAGAGTTGCCATCAAAGCAACGAGAAGGGCTTTAAAGGGGATGGAATGAAGAAGAAGATTATCAAACAGGACACCTCAGAAGAGGACAGAAGCTTTCAGTGGAGTAGTGAGGAAGACCAGAGTGTAGTAGAGTTCGATAGCGAAGAGAGCAAGGCACTCTGGGAGTCTTTGTCCAAATCCAGTGATCCTTACAACCCCTTCTTCTTCTCGGCCTGCATCACCACAAGCACAAACATGGGGAAAAGTAAAAGTGAAGCGAGGGATGGCCACGATTCTGACCTGATGTCAAtcaacacacctgctgaggAGATGTTTGGGCCTCGAGGCCTCTTCTGGGTCAGTCGCTCCGACAGCGAGAGCAGCTGGGCCAGCTCAGACAGCTCCAGCCCCGACATCGACAAGGAGGAGAGCGAAAGGCTGTGGGACTTCTTCAGTAGTCCTGAGGACCCCTACAATCCCATGTGCTTCTCCGCGTGCACagtcagcagcagcgctcccaCAGTCGCTAAGCAACAGGCCTCACTCCCTGCTCCTCCCGCCAAGTCCGACACAGATACCGAAGATAAGGAGAGCAGCTCCCCTCCCTCGTCTGAAGATGACGAAGAAGACCAGCTGTGGAAGTCTCTCTGCCAGAAGGATGACCCATACCACCCCCTGAACTTCCAGGCCCGCCTCCACAGCACCCcagcaacaccagcagcagccacagcacCCCGGCGTGCAGAAGAACCCACACGAAAAGCTCCCAGAGAGCTCAGAGTTGTGAAGCCACGCCtgtcagagaagcagctgaagcatCACTCCCATCCTGAGAAAACACTCCTGCCCTGGAAGAAACCTGGACAACGAGCTCCGTCACCCGCAGCAGAGAAGAAGCAAAGCAAGGCCAGCAGTGTCCAGAAAAAG GTGCAGTTCTCTCCTGTGGTGCACGTCCACGTCATGCGGACCTGGCTGTTCGCTCGGCAGGAGAGCCGCAAAGGGCCGTGGGAGGAGATGGTGCGAGACCGGGACCGCTTCCGGAGGCGAATCCAAGACACTGAGAAGGCGATCGGCTACTGCCTCACCCCGTCCCACAGAGAGAGGATCCGGGCCAGCCTGGAGGATGGTGCCTTGAAATAA